A single region of the Candidatus Protochlamydia amoebophila UWE25 genome encodes:
- a CDS encoding thioredoxin family protein, with protein sequence MTEKKQFTLPLGSQAPNFNLKATDEKNYQLSDFDSAKLLVLFFTCNHCPYVINSDEITRKTVEKYKDRGVDFIAINSNSETTYPEDSFQNMIERMKQYHFPWTYLHDSSQGIALAYGALRTPHFFVFDDKRRLIYTGRAVDSPREPLKITVNDLEDAIEDYLHERPIKKPLTNPIGCNVKWKGKDKHWMPDDACDLT encoded by the coding sequence ATGACAGAAAAAAAACAATTTACTCTTCCTTTAGGATCTCAAGCTCCAAATTTTAATTTAAAAGCAACGGATGAAAAAAATTATCAATTAAGCGACTTTGATTCAGCTAAACTTCTTGTCCTTTTCTTTACATGTAATCATTGTCCTTATGTAATTAACTCAGATGAAATCACGAGAAAAACAGTAGAAAAATATAAAGACCGAGGCGTTGACTTTATTGCTATTAATTCAAATAGTGAAACAACTTATCCAGAAGATTCTTTTCAAAATATGATTGAGAGAATGAAACAATACCACTTTCCTTGGACTTATTTACATGATAGCTCTCAAGGCATCGCTTTAGCTTATGGAGCTTTACGTACTCCTCATTTCTTTGTCTTTGATGATAAACGTCGCCTAATTTACACTGGAAGAGCAGTTGATTCTCCTAGAGAGCCTTTAAAAATAACTGTTAATGATTTAGAAGACGCAATCGAAGATTATTTACACGAACGCCCCATTAAAAAACCCTTAACCAATCCAATTGGATGTAATGTAAAGTGGAAAGGAAAAGACAAGCATTGGATGCCTGATGACGCCTGTGATTTAACTTAA
- a CDS encoding RluA family pseudouridine synthase, with product MTASISIVYEDNHLFVLNKPAGLLTQPSGTAHDSLESQAKAYLKIVYQKPGNVFLEAVHRLDKPVSGIVVFGKTSKALTRLNASVRAKQTKKIYYAWVDSVPVDEQKTLENFLIHNDFQAQVVSSKHPQAKLAKLTYRVIERKSVGALLEIKLETGRYHQIRAQLAHLGCPIRGDIRYGSQYPFTPHAIALHHESLEISHPIHQETMLFQTALPFSFNP from the coding sequence ATGACAGCTTCTATTTCGATTGTGTACGAAGATAATCATTTGTTTGTTTTAAACAAACCGGCAGGATTATTGACCCAGCCAAGTGGAACCGCACACGATAGTTTAGAATCACAGGCGAAAGCTTATTTAAAAATCGTCTATCAAAAACCTGGGAATGTTTTTTTAGAAGCTGTGCATCGCCTTGATAAACCGGTAAGTGGAATCGTTGTTTTTGGTAAAACAAGTAAGGCTTTGACTCGTTTAAATGCTTCTGTACGCGCTAAACAAACAAAAAAAATTTACTACGCATGGGTAGATTCTGTTCCGGTAGACGAGCAAAAAACGTTAGAGAATTTTCTTATTCATAATGATTTTCAGGCCCAAGTTGTTTCTTCTAAACATCCTCAAGCTAAATTAGCAAAACTGACTTATCGTGTCATAGAACGAAAGAGCGTAGGGGCTTTATTAGAAATCAAATTAGAAACTGGACGCTATCATCAAATTCGTGCTCAGCTCGCTCATCTAGGATGTCCGATTCGTGGTGATATCCGTTATGGAAGTCAATACCCGTTTACTCCCCATGCAATTGCTCTACATCACGAATCGTTAGAAATTTCACACCCCATCCACCAAGAGACTATGCTTTTTCAAACTGCGTTACCTTTTAGTTTTAATCCCTGA
- a CDS encoding TrmH family RNA methyltransferase — translation MIELTSVQNPKVKQILHLRDRPERDISQTFLIEGYRELLRAADADWEVNLLFICPALFLGMNEPTLIERLTSRGTELFYCSEKVFRKISYRDRPDGLLAIAPQRHLTLDDLSLKTKKPMAPFFVVAEAIEKPGNLGTILRSSDAVGIDGLIVCDRCTDIYNPNVVRASVGTLFTVPTVEARGEDILLWLNKQGIDILAATPHAEKEFTQVDLTSPVAIAVGTEQLGLSERWMKQATMQVRIPMMGVADSLNVAMATTLLLYEVLRQRQLKK, via the coding sequence ATGATTGAGCTGACGAGTGTGCAAAATCCTAAGGTTAAGCAAATATTACATTTACGTGATCGACCCGAAAGAGATATTTCGCAAACTTTTTTAATTGAGGGTTATAGAGAACTATTACGTGCTGCTGATGCGGATTGGGAAGTGAATTTACTATTCATTTGTCCCGCTCTTTTTTTGGGAATGAATGAACCTACTTTAATTGAAAGATTGACATCACGTGGAACAGAACTTTTTTATTGTTCGGAAAAAGTTTTTCGCAAAATTTCCTACAGAGACAGACCGGATGGGTTATTGGCAATCGCTCCTCAAAGACATTTAACTTTAGATGATTTGTCTTTGAAGACTAAAAAACCAATGGCGCCCTTCTTTGTTGTCGCTGAAGCAATCGAAAAACCGGGGAATTTAGGCACAATTTTACGCTCTTCTGATGCTGTTGGGATTGATGGGTTGATTGTTTGCGATCGATGTACAGATATTTATAATCCTAATGTTGTTCGAGCAAGTGTAGGTACTCTCTTTACAGTTCCTACAGTCGAAGCAAGAGGAGAAGATATTTTACTTTGGCTGAATAAGCAAGGGATCGACATTTTAGCAGCGACACCTCATGCAGAAAAAGAATTTACACAAGTAGATTTGACAAGTCCAGTTGCAATTGCAGTCGGTACTGAGCAATTAGGCTTATCTGAGCGATGGATGAAACAAGCTACTATGCAAGTGCGTATTCCTATGATGGGAGTGGCAGACTCGTTAAATGTGGCAATGGCAACAACCCTTCTTCTTTATGAAGTCCTTAGACAGAGGCAGTTGAAAAAATAA
- a CDS encoding class I SAM-dependent methyltransferase, whose translation MTLPFQSYALIDSGNGRKLEQFGPYVLSRPCSQAVWKPQLSLAKWNEAQASFSRELENKWTNLSNIPEVWHIEVAGVVFKISATDFGHLGIFPEQKSFWDWIQKILRPYASKKEKPRILNLFAYSGGSTLAAAKAGAAVCHLDASKGMVTWARENAALNHLEHAPIRWIVEDVKKFLARELKRGSRYEGIILDPPSFGRGSKGELFKIEDEVTQLLQSCRDLLSERPLFVMFSCHTPGFSPVVMHHLLSQAMQGVKGKIEFGEMLLEGPDSLKLPSGTYAKWVREND comes from the coding sequence ATGACACTACCTTTTCAATCCTATGCTTTAATTGACAGTGGAAATGGTCGTAAACTTGAGCAGTTTGGTCCCTATGTACTTTCCCGTCCTTGTTCGCAAGCTGTTTGGAAACCTCAACTCTCATTGGCAAAATGGAATGAAGCACAGGCAAGTTTTTCTCGAGAATTGGAAAATAAATGGACGAATCTGTCTAATATCCCTGAGGTATGGCACATTGAAGTTGCTGGTGTCGTGTTTAAAATTTCAGCGACAGATTTTGGACATTTAGGAATTTTCCCTGAACAAAAGTCTTTTTGGGATTGGATTCAAAAAATTTTAAGGCCTTACGCTTCCAAAAAAGAAAAACCTCGTATTTTAAATCTTTTTGCCTATTCGGGAGGGTCTACATTAGCAGCAGCAAAAGCAGGAGCTGCGGTATGTCATTTAGATGCTTCTAAAGGAATGGTGACCTGGGCAAGAGAAAATGCAGCTTTAAATCATCTCGAGCATGCACCTATTCGATGGATTGTGGAAGATGTCAAAAAATTTTTAGCAAGAGAATTAAAACGAGGATCTCGTTATGAAGGCATTATTTTAGATCCACCTAGTTTCGGGAGAGGTTCTAAAGGAGAACTATTTAAAATTGAAGATGAAGTTACTCAACTTCTCCAAAGTTGTCGTGATTTACTCAGTGAAAGACCTCTTTTTGTGATGTTTTCCTGCCATACTCCAGGATTTTCTCCTGTCGTTATGCATCATCTATTAAGCCAGGCTATGCAAGGAGTGAAAGGAAAGATCGAATTTGGAGAAATGTTATTAGAGGGACCTGATTCTTTGAAGCTTCCAAGCGGCACTTATGCGAAATGGGTGAGAGAAAATGATTGA
- a CDS encoding Ppx/GppA phosphatase family protein, whose amino-acid sequence MNQRLAWLFMTLFVVFALFAISKQMTEPKGEIRAALDIGSGATNLKVARVDPETNKIISQIFERSIPVPYQKHLEQSNDNTFDQVVKQQGMQAIKSLKEIADGYQAKKIIAVATAAFRQAANAPQFAQEIEKQTGVQVRIINQDEEGIMAFRGALALSSAEPEKTVVWDIGGGSMQLTTLTESGTYLVEKGKTASISFKNAIIQQIKQKNIATEPSPNPMTLKEMNTALDYAGTLALQTDPYILEKIHHPSTKMIAVGSLFNYGIRPVVDNNQKIEQVELEMAVYKMAGKTDADLSGGTLAEVAVSNPLLVLGYMKALQISRLEIMQVNNADGALTYPPYWK is encoded by the coding sequence ATGAATCAACGTTTGGCCTGGTTATTCATGACATTATTTGTTGTATTCGCTCTATTTGCGATATCGAAACAAATGACAGAGCCAAAAGGAGAAATACGAGCTGCTTTAGACATTGGATCTGGAGCGACTAATTTAAAAGTCGCAAGAGTCGATCCAGAAACAAATAAAATTATTTCTCAAATTTTTGAAAGATCTATTCCTGTTCCTTATCAAAAACATTTAGAACAGTCTAACGATAATACTTTTGATCAAGTTGTTAAGCAACAAGGGATGCAAGCCATTAAAAGTTTGAAAGAAATAGCTGACGGTTATCAAGCAAAAAAAATCATTGCTGTTGCCACTGCAGCATTTCGACAAGCGGCTAATGCTCCTCAGTTTGCACAAGAAATTGAAAAACAAACAGGTGTGCAAGTAAGAATCATCAATCAAGATGAAGAAGGAATCATGGCCTTTCGAGGTGCTTTAGCACTCTCTTCCGCGGAACCTGAGAAAACTGTGGTCTGGGATATTGGAGGAGGAAGCATGCAACTAACTACACTAACAGAATCCGGAACTTATCTTGTTGAAAAAGGCAAAACAGCCTCCATTTCATTTAAAAATGCTATTATTCAACAGATTAAACAAAAAAACATCGCCACTGAACCTTCTCCTAATCCCATGACTTTAAAAGAAATGAACACAGCTCTCGATTATGCAGGCACTTTAGCTTTACAGACGGATCCTTATATTTTAGAAAAAATCCATCATCCTTCAACAAAAATGATTGCTGTCGGAAGTCTATTTAACTATGGAATTAGACCAGTGGTTGACAACAATCAAAAAATCGAACAAGTTGAATTAGAAATGGCCGTGTATAAAATGGCAGGAAAAACCGATGCTGATCTTTCTGGAGGGACGTTGGCAGAAGTTGCTGTTTCCAATCCCCTCCTTGTTTTAGGTTACATGAAAGCTTTGCAAATATCACGATTAGAAATAATGCAAGTCAATAATGCTGATGGAGCGTTAACTTATCCTCCTTACTGGAAATAA
- the lspA gene encoding signal peptidase II, with product MNEYFSVIPTHKNQLLFRFIWIGLAILLLDQISKFFVFHLVPHMDFSAYKYPYGGVEVVRNFGGIEFSINHMTNKGAAWGMFGNYQLSLMLFRIGLIVGLCVYLFHFNQQKAWQIPLILIIAGAIGNVLDFFFYGHVVDMLHFVLWGYDFPVFNVADSFISIGIGLLFILSLFKS from the coding sequence ATGAATGAATATTTCTCAGTTATACCAACTCATAAAAATCAATTACTCTTTCGCTTTATCTGGATAGGGTTAGCTATTTTATTATTGGATCAGATCTCAAAATTCTTCGTTTTCCATCTTGTTCCTCACATGGATTTTTCTGCATATAAGTATCCTTATGGAGGGGTGGAAGTCGTGAGGAATTTTGGGGGAATTGAGTTTTCGATCAACCACATGACGAATAAAGGGGCTGCCTGGGGAATGTTTGGGAATTACCAGTTGTCTCTGATGCTCTTTCGTATAGGATTGATTGTTGGGTTGTGTGTGTACTTGTTTCATTTTAACCAACAAAAAGCCTGGCAAATTCCTTTGATTTTAATTATCGCAGGAGCAATTGGTAACGTCTTGGATTTCTTTTTTTATGGACATGTGGTGGATATGCTTCATTTCGTATTATGGGGATATGACTTTCCTGTTTTTAATGTTGCCGATAGCTTTATTTCAATTGGCATTGGTTTATTGTTTATTCTTTCTTTGTTTAAGTCTTAA
- a CDS encoding TraR/DksA family transcriptional regulator → MALKKTEVAKFKKRLEDMRMQLTHSLKGSTAEVKTPDEATGYSQHQADQGTDDFDRTISLEVTSKEYGILRQIDRALEKIEENTYGICDITGEDIPIARLDAVPYAVMTVKAQEKFEKGLL, encoded by the coding sequence ATGGCATTAAAAAAAACAGAAGTTGCAAAGTTTAAAAAACGTTTAGAAGATATGCGTATGCAACTTACGCATTCATTAAAGGGATCAACAGCGGAAGTAAAAACACCAGATGAAGCGACTGGTTACTCTCAACACCAAGCAGATCAAGGGACAGATGACTTTGATCGTACCATTAGTTTAGAAGTCACAAGTAAAGAATATGGGATTTTAAGACAGATTGATCGGGCTCTAGAAAAAATTGAGGAAAATACTTATGGTATTTGTGACATTACAGGTGAAGATATTCCTATTGCGCGATTAGACGCTGTTCCTTACGCGGTTATGACTGTTAAAGCACAAGAAAAATTTGAAAAAGGTTTGCTATAG
- the nrdR gene encoding transcriptional regulator NrdR, translating into MRCPFCQFEGLKVTDSRDAMEMNAIRRRRECLNCLKRFTTFETIELTVQVQKRDGTYEDFQQHKLINGLAAACRHTKISHDQVISLAAQMTNELMQSQIQQISTTQLGEMAMKHLQSLDPIAYIRFACVYKRFKDLGELEEAIKTIQSKDEDKSCSILKDLL; encoded by the coding sequence ATGAGATGTCCCTTTTGTCAATTTGAGGGATTGAAAGTGACTGACTCTCGAGATGCAATGGAAATGAATGCGATTAGAAGAAGAAGAGAGTGCTTGAATTGTCTTAAGCGTTTTACTACTTTTGAAACAATCGAATTGACAGTACAAGTGCAAAAAAGAGATGGAACTTATGAGGATTTTCAACAACATAAGTTAATTAATGGATTAGCTGCTGCATGTAGGCATACCAAAATTAGCCATGATCAGGTAATCAGTTTAGCTGCTCAAATGACAAACGAATTAATGCAGTCTCAAATACAACAAATAAGCACCACACAGTTAGGTGAGATGGCCATGAAACATTTACAAAGTCTTGACCCCATCGCTTATATTCGTTTTGCGTGTGTGTATAAAAGATTTAAAGATTTAGGTGAGTTAGAAGAAGCAATTAAAACAATTCAATCTAAAGACGAAGACAAATCTTGCTCGATATTAAAGGATTTGTTATAG
- the mnmA gene encoding tRNA 2-thiouridine(34) synthase MnmA — translation MKTKIVMKNQKTVVVGMSGGVDSSVSALLMKEQGYNVIGLFMKNWEEKDENGVCSSAQDYDDVRRVCDHINIPYYAVNFVENYRKQVFTQFIADFQKGWTPNPDILCNREIKFKVFLEKALELGADFLATGHYCQNLILDKGSPSLVKGIDHNKDQTYFLYTLNQQILQQVLFPVGGLEKSQVRDIARKHQLVTAEKKDSTGICFIGERDFRSFLSQYVAIQPGAFQTLQGKNVGKHMGTAYYTLGQRKGLGIGGAGEAWFVVGKDHERGIVFVEQGANHPALYCDELIATDLSWVAEAPLLPYTCQSKVRYRQNDQFCTIHRIENGKAFVTFDRPQRAVTPGQSIVFYVGNICLGGGVIQQPGPTYYDQKKSLPHQSPRND, via the coding sequence ATTAAAACTAAAATAGTTATGAAAAATCAAAAAACTGTTGTCGTTGGCATGTCTGGAGGAGTGGATTCTTCTGTTTCGGCTCTGTTGATGAAAGAGCAAGGCTACAACGTGATTGGCCTTTTTATGAAGAATTGGGAAGAAAAAGATGAAAACGGGGTTTGCAGTTCAGCACAAGATTACGACGATGTACGTCGTGTCTGCGATCACATTAATATCCCCTATTATGCCGTTAATTTTGTCGAAAATTACAGAAAACAAGTTTTTACCCAGTTTATTGCTGATTTTCAAAAAGGATGGACACCTAATCCTGACATTTTATGCAATCGAGAAATCAAATTTAAAGTCTTTTTAGAAAAAGCCTTAGAATTAGGCGCTGATTTTTTGGCAACAGGTCACTACTGTCAAAATCTTATCCTTGATAAAGGATCGCCATCTTTAGTTAAAGGGATAGATCACAATAAAGATCAAACTTATTTTCTTTACACACTCAATCAACAGATTTTACAGCAGGTGCTTTTCCCTGTTGGAGGGTTAGAAAAAAGCCAAGTGCGAGATATAGCTCGTAAACATCAATTAGTGACTGCCGAAAAAAAGGACAGCACTGGAATATGCTTTATTGGAGAAAGAGATTTTCGCTCATTCCTCAGCCAATATGTGGCTATTCAACCCGGCGCTTTTCAAACATTACAAGGAAAAAATGTGGGAAAGCATATGGGCACAGCTTATTACACCTTAGGTCAAAGAAAAGGGTTAGGTATTGGTGGTGCGGGAGAAGCTTGGTTTGTGGTAGGTAAAGATCACGAACGGGGGATTGTTTTTGTAGAACAAGGAGCCAATCATCCAGCCTTATACTGTGATGAACTCATAGCCACCGATTTATCATGGGTTGCTGAAGCTCCCCTTCTTCCCTATACCTGCCAATCAAAAGTTCGTTATCGACAAAACGATCAGTTCTGTACGATTCATCGGATTGAAAATGGGAAAGCTTTTGTAACATTCGATCGCCCTCAAAGAGCCGTCACACCTGGCCAATCGATTGTCTTTTATGTAGGTAATATTTGTCTAGGAGGAGGGGTCATTCAACAACCGGGACCTACTTATTATGATCAGAAAAAGTCCTTGCCTCACCAGAGCCCAAGAAATGACTAA
- a CDS encoding Fur family transcriptional regulator produces MTRQRCAILNCFKQVKRPLSAQELEELTMINLATIYRNLKMLMEEKILVVVQLPGQPPRYEYNGLEEHHHFLCQSCNRLFDVEESAVHASSHIPEGFQLVKCEVTLHGVCGECNS; encoded by the coding sequence ATGACGCGACAACGATGTGCGATTTTAAATTGTTTTAAACAAGTTAAACGCCCTTTAAGTGCTCAAGAATTAGAAGAATTAACAATGATTAATTTAGCGACAATTTATCGAAATTTAAAAATGTTAATGGAAGAAAAAATTTTAGTTGTAGTCCAGCTACCTGGGCAACCCCCTCGCTATGAATATAATGGTTTAGAAGAACACCATCATTTTTTATGTCAATCCTGTAATCGCTTATTTGATGTGGAAGAAAGTGCTGTTCATGCCTCTTCCCACATTCCAGAAGGTTTTCAATTAGTAAAATGTGAGGTGACTCTTCATGGCGTTTGCGGAGAATGTAATTCCTAA
- a CDS encoding LOG family protein translates to MENVDKELLKGDLLINSEENLLQEKLQQKIHELIEFIGADPESFQSVLIAQIIATSLRMGQEGFALGQLKLMTRAFKEMRYAYRVFNKYPVNKRISIFGSSRTPESHPDYQAAKFFGAAMADLNWVCITGAADGIMRAGLEGAEKESRFGLSIRLPFESPSNSLLAGDPKLINFRYFFTRKLMFLSHSDAIAAFPGGVGTQDELFEVLTLMQTGKANILPVVLIEGENGSYWRAWQDYLCQNLLANGWISPEDLNLFYLSSSVNDAVAHIQQFYRRYHSSRYVKDVLVIRLLSTLTDQQVEQLNQEFSSLLKEGKMYLTKPLQEETDHLELPRLAFEHNRRYFGLLRLLIDKINSF, encoded by the coding sequence ATGGAAAATGTAGACAAAGAGTTGCTTAAAGGCGATTTATTAATTAATAGTGAAGAAAATTTGCTTCAAGAAAAGCTACAACAAAAAATTCATGAGTTAATAGAATTTATTGGAGCAGACCCTGAATCATTTCAATCAGTATTAATAGCACAAATTATTGCAACAAGTTTAAGGATGGGTCAAGAAGGGTTTGCACTGGGCCAACTTAAATTAATGACGCGTGCTTTTAAAGAGATGCGGTATGCTTATCGTGTATTTAATAAATATCCGGTAAATAAACGAATTAGTATTTTTGGTTCGTCTAGAACACCTGAATCCCATCCCGATTATCAAGCTGCTAAATTTTTTGGAGCAGCTATGGCTGACCTTAACTGGGTTTGTATTACTGGAGCTGCTGATGGAATCATGAGAGCTGGACTGGAAGGAGCAGAAAAAGAATCCCGCTTTGGTTTATCTATTCGTCTACCTTTTGAGTCTCCTTCCAATTCACTTCTAGCCGGAGATCCAAAATTAATTAACTTCCGTTATTTCTTTACACGGAAATTAATGTTTTTGAGTCATTCGGACGCTATAGCCGCTTTTCCAGGGGGAGTTGGTACCCAGGATGAATTATTTGAAGTGTTGACTTTAATGCAAACTGGAAAAGCTAATATTCTACCCGTTGTTCTTATAGAAGGAGAAAATGGATCCTACTGGCGAGCCTGGCAAGATTACCTATGTCAAAATTTATTAGCTAATGGATGGATCAGTCCGGAGGATTTAAATTTATTTTACCTTTCTTCATCGGTGAATGATGCTGTTGCCCATATTCAGCAATTTTATCGTCGCTATCACTCAAGTCGTTATGTCAAAGATGTTTTAGTCATTCGTTTATTGAGTACACTCACAGATCAGCAGGTAGAGCAATTAAATCAAGAATTTTCCTCACTTTTAAAAGAGGGGAAAATGTATCTTACCAAACCTCTCCAAGAAGAAACAGATCATTTGGAGCTACCCAGGCTCGCTTTTGAGCATAATAGAAGATATTTTGGTCTCCTTCGTTTACTTATTGATAAAATTAATAGCTTTTAA
- a CDS encoding Hsp20/alpha crystallin family protein — protein MDRDVQPRRSLFRLPSSLPNLWDEMEDKMNRWMGWEADTGISISEDDSNVYVEAHLPGLKSDEIDISFYQNAVWIKGEKKQEEDYKDRKFYKRSKTSYFYQIDIPTQVEESTEQACFKDGVLTITFKKNPRLQARKIALSDSSEQKTV, from the coding sequence ATGGATCGTGATGTTCAACCTCGCCGCTCTCTTTTTCGTCTCCCCTCTTCTTTACCTAATCTGTGGGATGAAATGGAAGATAAAATGAATCGTTGGATGGGATGGGAGGCCGATACTGGAATTAGCATTTCAGAAGATGATTCTAATGTTTATGTAGAAGCTCATTTACCAGGTCTAAAGTCTGACGAAATAGACATTTCTTTTTATCAAAATGCAGTTTGGATCAAAGGGGAAAAAAAACAAGAAGAAGATTATAAAGACCGCAAATTTTATAAACGGTCTAAAACTTCTTATTTTTATCAAATAGATATTCCTACTCAAGTCGAAGAAAGCACAGAACAAGCCTGCTTCAAAGACGGAGTATTAACCATCACTTTTAAAAAAAATCCCCGTTTACAAGCACGAAAAATTGCACTCTCAGATAGTAGCGAACAAAAGACTGTGTAA
- a CDS encoding metal ABC transporter solute-binding protein, Zn/Mn family yields the protein MGWRPFFVILTIITIFLFTLPSLTAIPTVLVSVAPHQFFVEKIANDTVHVQLMVPAGASAHTYEPSPKQMLGACQGKLWFRIGESFEQRAIQSLTSHNPNLKIVDLRQGLDLIHQDKDTQCHCCSGSEDLHFWLSARLAQIQAKTIADALIEAFPEYKKLYGRNLKLFQQELQELDQTILELFKTSSIHSVLVSHPAYGYFCRDYHLQQYSVELEGKDPTPQQMTKLLIWAKEHNIRTIFVQPQYNNKAAQLVAGEIGAKIRLLDPYSKLYFKSMLEIAHAFVGE from the coding sequence ATGGGATGGCGCCCATTTTTTGTCATTTTAACAATCATTACTATTTTTCTATTTACCCTCCCCTCCCTTACCGCTATTCCAACTGTTTTAGTAAGCGTCGCTCCCCACCAATTTTTTGTGGAAAAAATTGCGAATGATACAGTTCATGTCCAATTAATGGTCCCTGCAGGGGCCAGCGCTCATACTTATGAACCGTCACCTAAACAGATGCTAGGAGCTTGTCAAGGAAAGCTTTGGTTTCGCATCGGCGAATCTTTTGAACAAAGAGCTATTCAATCGTTAACTAGCCATAATCCAAACCTTAAAATTGTCGATTTGCGCCAAGGGCTCGATCTCATTCATCAGGATAAAGATACTCAATGTCATTGCTGTTCGGGATCTGAAGATCTCCATTTTTGGTTGAGTGCTCGACTAGCTCAAATTCAAGCAAAAACAATTGCTGATGCATTAATCGAAGCTTTTCCTGAATATAAAAAATTATATGGCAGAAATTTGAAGTTATTTCAGCAAGAGCTTCAAGAACTTGATCAAACAATCCTAGAACTTTTTAAAACATCTTCCATCCATTCAGTTCTTGTTTCTCACCCAGCGTACGGATATTTTTGTAGAGATTATCATCTTCAACAATATTCTGTGGAGCTAGAAGGGAAAGATCCAACTCCTCAACAAATGACTAAGCTTTTAATTTGGGCTAAAGAACACAATATACGGACAATTTTTGTACAGCCCCAATATAATAATAAAGCTGCTCAGCTTGTAGCTGGAGAAATAGGTGCAAAAATCAGGCTATTAGATCCTTATTCTAAACTATATTTTAAAAGTATGCTTGAAATCGCTCATGCTTTTGTCGGAGAATAA
- a CDS encoding metal ABC transporter ATP-binding protein, whose product MLPIIKVDHLSFCYDNSTILSDISFEVNPGEFIGIIGPNGGGKTTLLKLIMGFLKPENGKIEVFGKNPIAQSFQQLAYVPQSIRFDREFPISVFEVVLSGLLSQLPWYGHFSKKAKLAAYEALEKVGLKEFSRESFGTLSGGQAQRVLIARALVSKPRLLLLDEPTASVDSRAEADIYALLKELKGSMTILMVTHDLQAAIEQVERLLCIQRHVFSLQPEEVCEHFAVGLYHTPLIPTKQTPTFF is encoded by the coding sequence ATGTTGCCAATTATTAAAGTTGATCACCTCTCATTTTGCTACGATAATTCCACTATTCTTTCTGATATTTCCTTCGAAGTAAATCCTGGAGAATTCATTGGCATTATAGGACCAAATGGTGGAGGCAAAACTACCCTTTTAAAGTTAATTATGGGTTTTTTAAAACCAGAAAACGGTAAAATTGAAGTATTTGGTAAAAACCCTATTGCACAAAGTTTCCAACAACTTGCTTACGTCCCTCAGTCAATTCGATTTGATAGAGAATTTCCCATTTCAGTTTTTGAAGTCGTTTTATCTGGGCTTCTATCCCAACTTCCTTGGTATGGGCACTTTTCCAAAAAAGCTAAATTGGCGGCTTATGAAGCTCTTGAAAAGGTGGGATTAAAAGAATTCAGCCGCGAATCTTTCGGCACCCTTTCTGGAGGACAAGCACAAAGAGTTTTAATTGCAAGAGCTCTTGTTTCCAAACCCCGTTTGCTACTTTTAGATGAACCTACAGCTAGTGTTGACAGCCGTGCAGAAGCTGATATTTATGCATTATTAAAAGAATTGAAAGGCTCTATGACAATTTTGATGGTCACACACGATTTACAAGCAGCGATTGAGCAAGTTGAAAGGTTACTTTGTATTCAAAGACATGTTTTTTCTTTACAACCCGAAGAGGTTTGCGAACATTTCGCAGTGGGACTTTATCATACTCCTCTTATCCCAACCAAACAAACACCTACTTTTTTCTGA